TCCAGTGGCCGAAAGTGCACACGGAATGGCTCGCAGATTGTTGTGTGCGTGCCCGCGCCACTATCCATGACACACAGTCCTGTGTGGAATGTGACTGTTTGCCCGGCACAAAACAGGAGCTGCTCAATCGCGTTTTCCTGTGATCCCGGCTTGCCTAATTGCTTCCCCCTGCATTCGGCTACCTGATCTGAGCCGATAATGATGGCGTCCGGGTACTGCGCACACAGGGCCCGCGCTTTTTCCGTGGCGAGCCGGCTGGCCAGGTCGGGCGCTGATTCACCGGGCAATGCTTCTTCATTTATATGGGGGCTTGCGGATTCGAACGGCAGTTGCAGTTTCTCGAGAATGCTGCGGCGGTAGGGTGAGCTGGAGGCTAGAATCAGTTGACGCATGGGTCCTGGCTTCCTGGTTTGAAGGGTTGCCCCGGTGGGGCTGGGGTCGCTGATCATGCGGCGGTTGAATTGTTTTGACAAGGCTCAGGTGAGTCCATAGAATTGCGCGCTTATGTCGATACCCCCCCAGAAATCCGCGCTTCCGCGACGCATTGATGCACGAAAATTGGTGCAGCGCGAGCAGCAACTGGACGGTACCGTGCCGCAAAGCGAGCTTTTGCGGCTGGTAGCGTCTACCGAGTCGGTACATGGTGATGTGGCAGTGACTCTGGCCTTTGCCAGAGATCTGCAGCGACACCAGGTGGCGACCGGGCATTTCCAGTTGGAGGTGGAGCTGTTGTGTCAGCGCTGCCTGCAGCCGGTCAGCGAGCAGATTGAAGCTGACATTGCTTGGGGCTTTGTGTGGTCGGAAGAGCAGGGCAAGTCATTGCCGAAATCTCTCGACCCGGTGATACAGGACGGCGATGAGCTGGATCTGTATCAGGTATTGGAAGATGAGATTTTGCTCAATCTGCCAATGGTGGCTTTCCACGATGAGGAGTGTGTCTCCAGAGAGACATTCCAGAGTGGGGGAAAGGAGCCGGAAGCGGTAGAGCAACAGGAAAACCCCTTTAAAGTACTGGAACAGTTGAAGGGTTCGTCAAACAAGTCTTGAGAATTGTTTGAAGGGTTTGGGCTCGCCGGTAGGCGCCCCGGTTCCGGTGTTAACTGTTAGTTATGTTTAGGAGCACCAAATGGCTGTTCAGCAGAACAAAAAAACCCGTTCCCGTCGCGGTATGCGTCGTTCTCACGACGCTCTGAGCGGACCGACTCTGTCCGTTGACCCGACTACCGGTGAGAAGCACCACCGTCACCACGTGACCAAAGACGGTTTCTACCGCGGTCGCAAAGTGATTGACGTTGGTACCTCTTCCGAAGAAGAGTAAGTTTTGTCCAGCCAATTACGATTGGCCGTGGATGCGATGGGCGGGGACT
The nucleotide sequence above comes from Microbulbifer salipaludis. Encoded proteins:
- the rpmF gene encoding 50S ribosomal protein L32, which gives rise to MAVQQNKKTRSRRGMRRSHDALSGPTLSVDPTTGEKHHRHHVTKDGFYRGRKVIDVGTSSEEE
- a CDS encoding Maf family protein is translated as MRQLILASSSPYRRSILEKLQLPFESASPHINEEALPGESAPDLASRLATEKARALCAQYPDAIIIGSDQVAECRGKQLGKPGSQENAIEQLLFCAGQTVTFHTGLCVMDSGAGTHTTICEPFRVHFRPLDAAAASRYVELDQPLDCAGSFKAEGLGIALFEKMEGNDHNTLIGLPLIRLIELLKPLGLDPLRRK
- a CDS encoding YceD family protein → MSIPPQKSALPRRIDARKLVQREQQLDGTVPQSELLRLVASTESVHGDVAVTLAFARDLQRHQVATGHFQLEVELLCQRCLQPVSEQIEADIAWGFVWSEEQGKSLPKSLDPVIQDGDELDLYQVLEDEILLNLPMVAFHDEECVSRETFQSGGKEPEAVEQQENPFKVLEQLKGSSNKS